A single region of the Vagococcus teuberi genome encodes:
- the fusA gene encoding elongation factor G, which yields MAREFSLEKTRNIGIMAHVDAGKTTTTERILYYTGKIHKLGETHEGASQMDWMEQEQERGITITSAATTAQWKGYRVNIIDTPGHVDFTIEVQRSLRVLDGAVTVLDSQSGVEPQTETVWRQATEYKVPRIVFCNKMDKTGADFLYSVKTIHDRLQANAHPIQLPIGSEDNFTGIIDLIKMKAEIYTNDLGTDIQETDIPEEYVDMANEWREKLVEAVAETDEDLMEKYLEGEEITEEELKQGIRRATINVEFFPVLAGSAFKNKGVQLMLDAVLDYLPAPTDVEAIKGIDTKTDEETERPSSDDAPFASLAFKVMTDPFVGRLTFFRVYSGTLDSGSYVLNASKDKKERIGRILQMHANSREEISTVYAGDIAAAVGLKDTTTGDTLCALDAPVVLESIEFPEPVIQVAVEPKSKADQDKMGIALQKLAEEDPSFRVETNVETGETVISGMGELHLDVLVDRMKREFKVEANVGAPQVSYRETFRAPITQAEGKFVRQSGGKGQYGHVWVEFTPNEEGKGFEFENAIVGGVVPREYIPAVEKGLEDSMANGVLAGYPLVDIKAKLYDGSYHDVDSNETAFRVAASMALRAAAKKAQPVILEPMMKVTITVPEDNLGDIMGHVTSRRGRVEGMEAHGNSQIVNAMVPLAEMFGYATTLRSSTQGRGTFMMVFDHYEDVPKSIQEEIIKKNGGSQD from the coding sequence ATGGCAAGAGAGTTTTCGCTAGAAAAAACTCGTAATATCGGAATCATGGCCCATGTTGATGCTGGTAAAACAACAACAACAGAGCGTATCCTTTATTATACTGGTAAAATCCATAAATTAGGTGAAACCCATGAGGGAGCTTCACAAATGGACTGGATGGAACAAGAGCAAGAACGTGGTATCACAATTACATCAGCTGCTACAACAGCTCAATGGAAAGGTTACCGTGTAAACATCATTGATACTCCTGGACACGTGGATTTCACTATTGAAGTTCAACGTTCATTACGTGTATTAGATGGTGCTGTTACCGTACTTGACTCGCAATCAGGTGTTGAGCCTCAAACAGAAACTGTTTGGAGACAAGCAACTGAATACAAAGTACCTCGTATTGTATTTTGTAATAAAATGGATAAAACTGGTGCAGATTTCTTATACTCAGTTAAAACAATCCATGACCGTTTACAAGCAAACGCTCACCCAATTCAATTACCAATTGGTTCAGAAGATAACTTCACTGGAATTATCGACTTAATCAAAATGAAAGCTGAAATCTATACAAATGACTTAGGAACAGATATCCAAGAAACTGATATCCCTGAAGAATATGTAGATATGGCTAATGAATGGCGTGAAAAATTAGTTGAAGCTGTAGCTGAAACTGATGAAGACTTAATGGAAAAATATTTAGAAGGTGAAGAAATCACTGAAGAAGAATTAAAACAAGGAATTCGTCGTGCGACAATCAATGTTGAATTCTTCCCTGTATTAGCTGGTTCAGCCTTCAAAAATAAAGGTGTCCAATTAATGTTAGATGCTGTTTTAGACTATTTACCAGCTCCAACTGATGTTGAAGCAATTAAAGGTATTGATACTAAAACTGATGAAGAAACAGAACGTCCATCAAGTGATGACGCACCGTTTGCTTCATTAGCATTTAAAGTTATGACTGACCCATTCGTAGGTCGTTTAACATTCTTCCGTGTTTACTCTGGAACATTAGATAGTGGTTCATACGTTTTAAATGCGTCTAAAGACAAAAAAGAACGTATTGGACGTATTCTACAAATGCATGCCAACTCACGTGAAGAAATCAGTACAGTTTACGCTGGAGATATCGCAGCTGCTGTTGGATTGAAAGATACAACAACAGGAGATACATTGTGTGCATTAGATGCGCCAGTTGTTCTTGAATCAATTGAGTTCCCAGAACCAGTTATTCAAGTAGCGGTAGAACCTAAATCTAAAGCTGACCAAGATAAAATGGGTATTGCTTTACAAAAACTTGCTGAAGAAGATCCGTCATTCCGTGTTGAAACAAACGTTGAAACGGGTGAAACTGTTATCTCAGGTATGGGTGAGTTGCACTTAGACGTTCTAGTAGACCGTATGAAACGTGAATTCAAAGTAGAAGCAAACGTAGGAGCTCCTCAAGTTTCTTATCGTGAAACATTTAGAGCACCTATAACTCAAGCAGAAGGTAAATTTGTTCGTCAGTCTGGTGGTAAAGGTCAATACGGTCACGTATGGGTTGAGTTCACACCAAACGAAGAAGGAAAAGGCTTCGAGTTTGAAAATGCTATCGTCGGTGGTGTAGTTCCTCGTGAATACATCCCAGCTGTTGAAAAAGGATTAGAAGATTCTATGGCTAATGGTGTTCTTGCTGGATACCCATTAGTTGACATTAAAGCAAAATTATATGATGGTTCTTACCATGATGTTGACTCGAACGAGACAGCATTCCGTGTTGCGGCGTCTATGGCTTTACGTGCAGCAGCTAAGAAAGCACAACCAGTAATCCTTGAACCAATGATGAAAGTAACAATTACTGTTCCAGAAGATAACTTAGGTGATATCATGGGACACGTTACAAGTCGTCGTGGACGTGTTGAAGGTATGGAAGCACATGGTAACTCACAAATTGTTAACGCAATGGTTCCACTTGCTGAAATGTTTGGATACGCAACAACATTACGTTCTTCTACTCAAGGACGTGGTACATTTATGATGGTATTTGACCACTATGAAGACGTACCTAAATCAATTCAAGAAGAAATTATCAAGAAAAATGGCGGTTCTCAAGATTAA
- the rpsG gene encoding 30S ribosomal protein S7, producing MPRKGPVAKRDVLPDPIYNSKLVTRLINRVMVDGKRGVASSIIYDAFDIIKESTGNDPLEVFEQAMENVMPVLEVKARRVGGSNYQVPVEVRPERRSTLGLRWIVNYSRLRGEHTMEQRLAKEIMDAANNTGSSVKKREDVHKMAEANRAFAHYRW from the coding sequence ATGCCAAGAAAAGGTCCTGTCGCAAAACGTGATGTATTACCAGATCCGATTTATAACTCAAAATTAGTGACTCGTTTAATCAACCGCGTAATGGTTGACGGTAAGCGTGGTGTTGCTTCTAGTATCATTTATGATGCTTTTGATATTATTAAAGAATCTACAGGGAATGATCCATTAGAAGTTTTCGAACAAGCTATGGAAAATGTTATGCCCGTTCTTGAAGTTAAAGCTCGCCGTGTTGGTGGTTCTAACTATCAAGTTCCAGTTGAAGTACGTCCAGAGCGTCGCTCAACTTTAGGTTTACGTTGGATTGTTAACTATTCACGTTTACGTGGAGAGCACACAATGGAACAACGTTTAGCAAAAGAAATCATGGATGCAGCTAACAACACTGGTTCTTCAGTTAAAAAACGTGAAGACGTGCATAAAATGGCTGAAGCCAACAGAGCATTCGCTCATTATCGTTGGTAA
- the rpsL gene encoding 30S ribosomal protein S12, with the protein MPTINQLVRKSRKSKTTKSGSPALGKSYNSFKKSQTNVNSPQKRGVCTRVGTMTPKKPNSALRKYARVRLSNLIEVTAYIPGIGHNLQEHSVVLIRGGRVKDLPGVRYHIVRGALDTAGVTDRKQSRSKYGTKKPKK; encoded by the coding sequence ATGCCTACAATTAATCAATTGGTACGTAAATCTCGTAAATCAAAAACAACGAAATCTGGCTCACCTGCATTAGGTAAAAGCTATAATAGTTTCAAAAAATCTCAAACTAACGTGAACTCTCCACAAAAACGTGGTGTTTGTACACGTGTGGGTACGATGACACCGAAAAAACCTAACTCTGCGTTACGTAAATATGCCCGTGTTCGTTTGTCAAACTTAATCGAAGTGACAGCTTACATTCCAGGTATTGGACATAACTTGCAAGAACATAGTGTGGTTTTAATTCGTGGAGGTCGTGTAAAAGACTTACCAGGGGTTCGTTATCATATCGTACGTGGTGCTTTAGATACTGCTGGTGTTACTGATCGTAAACAAAGTCGTTCTAAATATGGTACTAAAAAACCTAAAAAATAA
- the rpiA gene encoding ribose-5-phosphate isomerase RpiA encodes MNLKKLVGIESANYIKDGMIVGLGTGSTAYYMVEELGRRVKEEGLSITGVTTSKATEVQALALDIPLKSIDEVDYVDLTIDGADEISEDYQGTKGGGAALLFEKIVGTYSKEIIWIVDESKMVKHLGAFPLPIEVIPYGSAQLFKLFNENKLNPTLRLTDDGNPLLTDSKNYIIDLHLEKIENPIELAAWLDTQVGVVEHGLFLNMVNRVIIGTQHEGVKTVDISR; translated from the coding sequence ATGAACTTAAAAAAATTAGTTGGAATTGAATCTGCAAATTACATTAAAGACGGAATGATAGTCGGTCTTGGAACTGGGTCAACTGCCTACTATATGGTAGAAGAATTAGGACGACGTGTAAAAGAAGAAGGATTATCAATCACTGGTGTTACTACTTCAAAAGCAACCGAAGTACAAGCTCTAGCTTTGGATATACCATTAAAAAGTATTGACGAGGTAGACTATGTTGACTTAACAATAGATGGTGCAGATGAAATTTCTGAAGATTATCAAGGAACTAAAGGTGGTGGTGCTGCCCTCTTATTTGAAAAAATTGTCGGAACTTATTCAAAAGAAATCATTTGGATTGTTGATGAGTCAAAAATGGTAAAACACCTTGGAGCCTTTCCTCTTCCTATTGAAGTGATCCCTTACGGTAGTGCTCAGTTATTTAAACTATTTAACGAAAATAAACTCAATCCGACTTTACGTCTAACTGACGATGGTAATCCTTTGCTAACAGACAGTAAAAATTATATTATAGACTTACACCTAGAAAAAATTGAGAACCCTATTGAATTAGCTGCTTGGCTAGATACTCAAGTTGGTGTGGTTGAGCACGGTCTATTCTTAAACATGGTAAACCGAGTCATTATCGGAACACAACATGAAGGGGTTAAAACAGTCGACATTTCTAGATGA
- the gpmA gene encoding 2,3-diphosphoglycerate-dependent phosphoglycerate mutase, with the protein MKTLVFIRHGQSLWNSLNLFTGWVDVDLSEQGIEEAKNAGKKIKDAGILFDVAYTSYLKRAIKTCHYVLEESDQLSTPELKSWRLNERHYGALQGLNKAETAKKYGADQVQLWRRSYDTLPPLLDPNSPESSTHDPKYRYLDKRAIPEGENLKVTLERALPFWNDHIAPSLLKDEVVLVAAHGNSLRALAKHIENISDDDIMSLEIPTGQPLVYELNDDLSVSKKYYL; encoded by the coding sequence ATGAAAACATTAGTTTTTATTAGACACGGACAAAGTCTTTGGAACTCATTAAACCTATTTACTGGATGGGTGGATGTTGATTTAAGTGAACAAGGTATTGAAGAAGCAAAAAATGCAGGAAAAAAAATCAAAGACGCTGGAATTCTATTTGATGTAGCATATACCTCTTATCTAAAACGTGCCATCAAAACGTGTCACTATGTTTTAGAAGAATCTGATCAACTCTCAACACCCGAATTAAAATCTTGGCGCTTAAATGAACGACACTATGGAGCATTACAAGGCTTAAACAAAGCAGAAACTGCTAAGAAATATGGCGCAGACCAAGTGCAACTATGGAGACGTTCATATGATACTCTGCCTCCATTACTTGATCCTAACAGCCCCGAATCATCAACACATGATCCAAAATATCGTTATCTTGATAAACGAGCTATCCCTGAAGGAGAAAATTTAAAAGTGACGCTCGAGCGTGCCCTTCCTTTTTGGAATGATCACATTGCACCAAGCTTATTAAAAGATGAAGTCGTATTAGTGGCTGCACACGGAAATTCATTACGTGCATTGGCAAAACACATTGAAAACATTTCTGATGATGATATTATGTCTCTTGAAATCCCTACAGGACAACCGTTAGTCTATGAATTAAATGATGACTTGAGCGTATCAAAAAAATATTATCTATAA
- the brnQ gene encoding branched-chain amino acid transport system II carrier protein, whose translation MKERLSHKEKLYIGIMVFGLFFGAGNLIFPIQMGQEAGKNVLLANNGFLISAIGIPFLAIISFGSTGTNKIFELASRVSTSFAYFFTIVLYLIIGPIFAMPRLATTSYEMSIAPFIPENKSTLYLFIFSAVFFLLVLIFSFKPSNILDYIGKYLTPLFLVLLGGLVVISFIYPMGSIKEAPVQPIYESRPFVEGFLGGYNTLDALAGLAFGAIIIESVKGFGIDKKSRIAVETMKAGVFGIVLMGIIYTLLSLMGAMSLGTLSLNLNGGVTLSQLADYYLGVPGSVLLGLIVIIACLKTAIGLATSFGKAYSEIFSEKHYLSFVLGCLAVALMVSNIGLNAIITASIPVLMFIYPLAMVLILLSIFSNWTDKMPSCYKITMGFTVIASILDAVRVLPNELKQNSFISSVLSTSEQYIPFFTSGLSWIIFAFIGIVVSLIVNIKRKPSSV comes from the coding sequence ATGAAAGAAAGATTATCACACAAAGAAAAGTTGTATATTGGAATTATGGTATTTGGCTTGTTTTTTGGAGCAGGGAATTTAATTTTTCCAATTCAAATGGGACAAGAAGCGGGTAAAAATGTATTATTAGCCAATAATGGTTTTTTAATTTCAGCAATAGGGATTCCATTTTTAGCAATTATTTCTTTTGGATCAACTGGAACGAATAAAATTTTTGAACTAGCTAGTCGAGTATCAACTTCTTTTGCTTATTTTTTTACCATTGTTCTGTATTTAATAATAGGACCAATCTTTGCAATGCCAAGATTAGCAACAACTTCTTATGAAATGTCTATCGCTCCATTTATTCCAGAAAATAAGAGTACATTATATTTATTTATTTTTAGTGCGGTATTTTTTTTATTAGTTTTAATTTTTTCGTTTAAACCGAGTAATATTTTAGATTATATCGGTAAATATTTAACGCCATTATTTTTAGTTTTATTGGGTGGTTTGGTTGTGATTAGTTTTATTTATCCGATGGGGAGCATTAAAGAAGCACCAGTACAACCTATTTATGAATCGAGACCATTTGTTGAAGGGTTTTTAGGTGGTTACAATACGCTTGATGCACTAGCCGGTCTTGCTTTTGGTGCAATTATCATTGAGAGTGTTAAAGGTTTTGGTATTGATAAGAAATCAAGAATTGCTGTTGAAACAATGAAAGCTGGAGTTTTTGGAATTGTTTTAATGGGAATCATTTATACATTATTATCATTAATGGGAGCAATGAGTCTTGGAACACTTTCTTTAAATTTAAACGGTGGGGTGACACTGTCTCAACTAGCTGACTATTACCTGGGAGTTCCGGGAAGTGTTTTACTAGGTTTAATTGTTATTATTGCTTGTTTAAAAACAGCGATTGGATTAGCGACCTCATTTGGTAAAGCTTATTCAGAGATTTTTTCAGAGAAGCATTATTTATCATTTGTATTAGGCTGTTTAGCAGTTGCGTTAATGGTTTCTAATATTGGGTTGAATGCGATTATCACAGCGTCGATTCCTGTTTTAATGTTTATATATCCATTAGCTATGGTACTAATCCTTTTATCTATTTTTAGTAATTGGACAGATAAAATGCCAAGTTGTTACAAAATCACGATGGGTTTTACAGTTATTGCTTCTATATTAGATGCAGTACGTGTACTACCTAATGAATTAAAACAAAATTCTTTTATTAGTAGTGTATTAAGTACTTCAGAACAATATATTCCATTTTTTACAAGTGGATTAAGCTGGATTATATTTGCTTTTATAGGAATAGTAGTTTCTCTAATAGTAAATATAAAAAGAAAACCATCGAGCGTTTAA
- a CDS encoding response regulator transcription factor, with protein sequence MQILVADDDKEIVELLSIYIKNEGYDVVKAYDGKEALSKIITNPNIALLILDIMMPKMNGLEVVKELRKESQIPIIMLTAKTTDMDKIQGLITGADDYVTKPFNPLEIMARVKSLLRRTNMQVQSEEPDLLEVGPLIIKKDSHEVETDQGVKIQLTALEFGILYLLASHPNRVFSAEEIFERVWQQESLVSAKTVMVHVSHLRDKIEEATNGEKVIQTVWGVGYKIEG encoded by the coding sequence ATGCAAATACTAGTAGCTGATGATGATAAAGAAATTGTTGAACTATTAAGCATCTATATAAAGAACGAAGGATATGACGTCGTTAAAGCTTATGATGGTAAGGAAGCTCTTAGTAAGATTATTACAAATCCTAACATCGCATTATTAATTCTTGATATTATGATGCCAAAAATGAACGGATTAGAAGTCGTTAAAGAGTTAAGAAAAGAATCTCAAATTCCTATTATAATGTTAACAGCTAAAACAACTGATATGGATAAAATACAGGGATTGATTACTGGTGCTGATGATTATGTTACCAAGCCATTTAATCCTTTAGAAATTATGGCACGTGTAAAATCACTACTGAGAAGGACTAATATGCAAGTCCAATCTGAAGAACCTGACTTATTAGAGGTAGGACCTTTAATTATAAAAAAAGATTCACATGAAGTCGAAACTGATCAAGGTGTAAAAATACAACTAACAGCTTTAGAGTTCGGCATTCTTTATTTACTTGCTAGTCATCCCAATCGTGTGTTTAGTGCTGAAGAAATTTTTGAAAGGGTATGGCAACAAGAAAGTTTAGTTTCTGCGAAAACAGTCATGGTTCATGTTAGTCACTTAAGAGATAAGATTGAAGAAGCTACTAACGGCGAAAAAGTGATCCAAACAGTTTGGGGAGTGGGGTATAAAATTGAGGGATGA
- a CDS encoding sensor histidine kinase gives MKLRDDEKKNSIKLTSKETSELIIEGIITIILLILLNLALYILIDQIVNTSLPIDEFMWHIQYNIFYDSSPPMFWQKPLIFIMVFADIIILYWRLIRRFKQMQQQHIISELHYISNGHYNHRIPFELKGDLGRLITSINALVDSTVDALEEERRIEQSKDELITNVSHDIRTPLTSIIGYLGLIEEGKYQNEDELLKYTHTAYLKSKQMKVLVDDLFEYTKVRQSNVPLNAITFDMNQLIEQLTVDYELEASKKDKLINFIPQEDSLMMIGDTEKLVRVFDNLLSNALKYGVNGSQIIITSDKIGNEVVIVVKNDGDPIPQEALDHLFDRFYRVEESRSQQTGGTGLGLAIAQSIVSLHGGYIYAKSNKNWTSFTIHLPLAPAQ, from the coding sequence ATAAAATTGAGGGATGATGAAAAAAAGAATAGTATTAAGCTAACCTCAAAGGAAACTAGTGAATTAATAATAGAAGGTATCATTACGATTATTTTACTGATCCTTCTGAATTTAGCACTATATATTCTCATCGATCAAATAGTAAATACTTCATTACCTATTGATGAATTTATGTGGCATATACAATATAATATCTTTTATGACTCCAGTCCCCCGATGTTTTGGCAAAAACCATTAATATTTATAATGGTTTTCGCGGATATTATTATACTATATTGGCGACTAATTCGACGTTTCAAGCAAATGCAACAACAACACATTATTAGCGAGTTACATTATATTTCAAATGGACATTACAACCATCGTATTCCCTTTGAATTAAAAGGTGACTTAGGACGACTAATAACTAGTATCAATGCCCTTGTTGATAGTACGGTTGATGCATTAGAAGAAGAACGTAGAATTGAACAATCAAAAGATGAGTTAATTACCAATGTTAGCCATGACATACGGACACCTTTAACTTCTATCATTGGTTATCTGGGTTTAATAGAAGAAGGAAAATACCAAAATGAAGATGAATTATTGAAATACACACATACTGCCTATTTAAAATCAAAACAGATGAAAGTATTAGTTGATGATTTATTTGAGTATACTAAAGTCAGACAATCTAATGTACCGTTAAATGCTATTACATTTGACATGAATCAATTGATTGAACAACTTACTGTAGATTATGAACTCGAAGCATCCAAAAAAGATAAGTTAATAAATTTTATACCTCAAGAAGACTCGTTAATGATGATAGGAGATACCGAAAAATTAGTAAGGGTGTTTGATAACCTTCTATCTAATGCTTTGAAATATGGCGTTAACGGTTCACAAATAATTATAACATCTGATAAAATTGGAAACGAAGTAGTTATAGTCGTAAAAAATGATGGTGATCCTATACCTCAAGAAGCTTTAGACCATTTATTTGATCGTTTTTACCGCGTTGAAGAGTCTCGTTCACAACAAACTGGAGGTACTGGTCTTGGACTAGCCATAGCTCAAAGTATTGTTTCTCTTCACGGTGGATATATATACGCTAAATCAAATAAAAATTGGACTTCTTTTACTATACATCTACCTTTAGCACCGGCACAATAA
- a CDS encoding serine hydrolase: protein MTQSNKYKYKVVVLLIILSVFPIHVLAASNELDIPAKSAIAVDFDTGKILYEKNSSEVLPIASMTKLISAYLVYESVKTGKISWNDSVPFDDTLIKMTENPDLSNIPIKKELTYTVEDSLKAMLISSANVSTTGLARLISGTEQAFVDQMNLKVDEWGIKDAHFISASGLDTQDLPKEDRYPNSKDDDANMMSAKSMVIVAKHLITDYPEVLDITKQSHYTLFQGTKDEQTYWSSNLMLPDLYYYTKGVDGLKTGTTPNAGACFIGSTVQDGHRIITVVMNVDEKYSRFEVTKNILKHIETYWEYQEVNKAGSNAIVEKADVPNGKVETVPLIIKNSSSLWVNKQTSELKQVFNQKNDKLSAPLKKNVIVGQQVTTDINDKLGYLDQKDTGQATSDVMTKTDVLKANIFVRAWRSIKNSIK from the coding sequence ATGACACAATCAAATAAATACAAATATAAGGTAGTTGTCTTACTTATTATTTTGTCAGTATTCCCAATTCATGTGTTAGCTGCAAGCAACGAACTTGATATTCCAGCTAAATCTGCTATTGCGGTTGATTTTGACACGGGCAAAATTTTATATGAGAAAAACAGTAGTGAAGTACTACCTATCGCTTCAATGACAAAACTGATATCTGCCTATCTTGTATACGAATCCGTAAAAACTGGAAAAATAAGTTGGAATGATTCTGTTCCTTTTGATGATACTCTTATCAAAATGACTGAAAATCCTGACTTATCAAATATTCCTATAAAAAAAGAATTAACTTATACTGTTGAAGATAGCCTTAAAGCTATGCTCATTTCTTCAGCTAATGTTTCTACTACTGGTCTTGCCAGACTAATATCCGGTACTGAACAGGCTTTTGTTGACCAAATGAACCTCAAAGTAGATGAATGGGGAATCAAGGATGCTCACTTTATCTCTGCATCCGGCCTTGATACTCAAGATTTACCAAAAGAAGATCGATATCCTAACTCAAAAGATGACGATGCCAACATGATGTCCGCAAAAAGTATGGTCATTGTCGCAAAACATTTGATTACTGATTATCCAGAAGTATTAGATATTACAAAACAATCTCACTATACTTTGTTTCAAGGGACTAAAGATGAGCAAACTTATTGGTCTTCAAATTTGATGTTGCCTGATTTATATTACTATACTAAAGGTGTAGATGGATTAAAAACTGGTACAACCCCTAATGCAGGAGCTTGTTTTATTGGCTCAACAGTTCAAGATGGACATCGTATCATAACTGTTGTCATGAATGTTGATGAGAAATATAGTCGTTTTGAAGTTACAAAAAATATCTTAAAACATATTGAAACATATTGGGAATACCAGGAAGTTAACAAAGCTGGTTCAAACGCTATTGTTGAGAAAGCAGATGTACCTAATGGAAAAGTTGAAACTGTTCCTTTAATTATAAAAAACTCAAGTTCTTTATGGGTAAACAAACAAACCAGTGAATTAAAACAGGTGTTTAATCAAAAAAACGATAAACTTTCGGCACCGCTTAAAAAAAATGTTATCGTTGGACAGCAAGTTACGACTGATATAAACGACAAGCTTGGCTATCTCGATCAAAAAGACACTGGGCAAGCAACTAGTGATGTGATGACAAAAACTGACGTATTAAAAGCGAATATTTTTGTCAGAGCATGGCGATCAATAAAGAACAGCATAAAATAA
- a CDS encoding serine hydrolase domain-containing protein yields the protein MKKSRMEYDKLKRKQKWIGLLFFLIGSLITISIIITVIALYPNELTSLVKTHVTSQSTSSSSTSVDDKPTSTDSSEPLQQTHTFTPRTNFAENTETPLLLKPLKDKLEQDIASRELSGTLLAIKNNQVVMYNSFGYATDVPWKAQESTYMIASIQKFYTALLISTLISENKLSLDTTLNKFFPEIPGSDQITIDSMLSMTSGLKLDTGKAPTSIKTQKDWENYILKTTTHQNSTEWDYSPVNFGLLAMIIEKITGISYADYFNKTVKKPLDLKETGFYTELSDNSHLVPVYEENGTAAKNEIPDYAYVRELGTGNMYTSPKDFAIVVQALMDGRFEDLNNIKAAWLKATPYGTTYYKSGLYRKVLDENGPTIFWGHGIFRGYEPTVIFNNDASDMVIYFSNQYLTNKSNTIATKEFYDIISQNVTFNQ from the coding sequence ATGAAAAAATCACGTATGGAATATGATAAATTAAAAAGAAAACAAAAATGGATAGGTTTGTTATTCTTCTTGATTGGAAGTTTAATCACCATTAGTATCATTATTACAGTAATAGCATTGTACCCTAACGAATTGACATCTCTTGTAAAAACACACGTGACATCTCAATCAACTTCTAGTTCTAGTACATCCGTTGACGATAAACCAACATCTACTGATTCGTCAGAACCGTTACAACAAACTCATACATTTACTCCTAGAACTAATTTTGCCGAAAATACAGAGACTCCACTTCTACTAAAACCATTAAAAGACAAACTAGAACAAGATATTGCATCCAGAGAATTATCAGGAACTTTACTCGCAATTAAAAATAATCAAGTTGTAATGTACAACTCATTTGGTTATGCAACTGATGTCCCTTGGAAGGCCCAAGAAAGCACTTATATGATTGCATCGATTCAAAAATTTTATACAGCATTACTTATATCGACTCTCATATCAGAAAATAAATTGTCATTAGATACTACTTTAAATAAATTCTTTCCGGAAATACCGGGTAGCGATCAGATTACAATTGATAGTATGTTATCTATGACATCGGGATTGAAATTAGATACTGGAAAAGCCCCAACTTCAATTAAAACCCAAAAGGATTGGGAAAATTATATATTAAAAACAACAACACATCAAAATTCTACAGAGTGGGACTATTCTCCTGTTAATTTTGGATTATTAGCAATGATTATTGAGAAAATTACAGGCATATCTTATGCAGACTATTTTAATAAAACAGTGAAAAAACCACTGGATCTAAAAGAAACTGGTTTTTATACTGAACTGTCAGATAATTCTCACCTCGTTCCTGTATATGAAGAAAATGGAACTGCAGCAAAAAATGAGATACCTGATTATGCTTATGTAAGAGAATTAGGAACAGGAAACATGTATACATCCCCCAAAGACTTTGCAATAGTTGTTCAAGCACTAATGGATGGAAGATTTGAAGATTTAAATAATATTAAAGCAGCCTGGTTAAAAGCTACTCCTTATGGTACAACTTATTATAAATCCGGTCTTTACAGAAAAGTACTCGATGAAAACGGACCAACCATTTTCTGGGGACACGGTATTTTTAGGGGCTATGAACCCACTGTGATTTTTAATAATGACGCCAGTGACATGGTTATTTATTTCAGTAATCAATACTTAACCAATAAATCGAATACCATCGCAACAAAAGAATTTTATGATATCATTTCTCAAAATGTCACCTTCAATCAATAA
- a CDS encoding MazG-like family protein → MDVIRLINLAKKEPKSLEEMGLKLAEETGEVAEAILKYKKSSGSQYKHGTLDDLKEECADTLLVALSLYFQLEGSSIDELNSIIEIKADKWEKHMQIKE, encoded by the coding sequence ATGGATGTCATACGTTTAATTAATTTAGCAAAAAAAGAACCAAAATCTCTAGAAGAAATGGGGTTAAAACTAGCCGAAGAAACTGGTGAAGTAGCCGAAGCAATTTTAAAATATAAAAAATCCAGTGGCAGTCAATACAAACATGGTACATTAGATGATTTAAAGGAAGAGTGTGCTGACACTTTACTTGTAGCTTTATCCTTATATTTTCAACTAGAAGGTAGCTCCATAGATGAACTAAACAGTATCATTGAGATAAAAGCTGATAAATGGGAAAAGCACATGCAAATTAAAGAGTAG